The Gossypium arboreum isolate Shixiya-1 chromosome 6, ASM2569848v2, whole genome shotgun sequence DNA window ttaggacctgagtaaagaacgaggtgtattaagtatacatgaatgaaaggaaGAGTAAGATAGAGGCGTTAAatgatttatatcttttaagcatgacaagctaccgttgggtgaatatgattttcttataattacactttatttgcatatatgtacttactaagctcccacgcttaccctcttttcttttctttccttttagtGCATCAGGGATCCAGTGACATCAAagctttgatcacactatcactcaagaccttggtatagctagtttcatcgttttgttttctggcatgtatagggactcgagtctttgtttagtgttttgttagttagccataatgtgttggctcatatgataaatatgatactcattttgtataaggccatggatgatggtcaatattcattttgatttataaatagaagatgatgttttcatggttgagtaaattgcataaatgagaTGTTGTCCATTGTTattattttggctatgtgatgtgcctttatgttagtatagagtgatttttgtACAGATTACATAAGTAGGAGTGACAAAAAGTTttgataaatagccttattttgtccacacgggtaggcacatgggtgtgtgtctaagccgtgtgtaacacacggtccaccacatgagcgtgtgatatggccgtatgtcccctgcacataagaattgtaagtcagtatgcatgatagtaaacacatgggctgagacacagccgtgtgtctcagccatgtgaaaggcacggcctagcacacgggtgtatgcCTTAGCTGTGTGGCCTTTAAGGATGGCTGACgccagaaacagaatgtccaagtttttgcacatgggctaggacacgggcatgtcgtggccttgtgaaggacacgggccagagacaTGGGTGTattccaagccgtgtgaaaacccctgtaggtgtgcatttagaattaattccatacaGGTATAGGACAAGGGcatgtccctatattgcttaggctgtgtgagccacacgggccaatagcacgaccatgttgaaatgtcacatgggcgtgttgcccctcctacacgggcgtgtgcccttgtgTTAAGAGTTAATTTCAGAGTTATTTTCAGAGTCCTTTAAAGGACTCGGATTGTTTCCGAATGgattccaatggatgttttgggcttaatatgctcttattaaggagtttataaataaaattgagaaagttttaatttgaccatgttttggtgttacGAAAACGTTTATATGTATAAGTTTAAGTTAGATAATGCCTCATATTCTGACCCGGCATGGGGCATGGGTGTTAGGTGTTACAGTATTAATCATTCCATCacttataaccattttgtaacatttcaaattcatctacTATTTTTTTCTCCTCCTCATATCCATTCCACATcttttatgcatatatatattagaatCTTTAGCTTTTAGTATGACATGCTTATAGGTAACATtaactataatttcattatttacttatatgtcCATATCAAAGTTGTTCacttgtgtcatagtcactaaattatttatttcttgagataaagaattcaaaattaggATCCTCATATTGTATTTGAAATTAGACTTGATGAAATTTTtacaataaaaatttcaaaattttcacataagccaattaatacagtttatttttcaaatttgccCTCATTCTGTTGCTTAACAacttcgacccttcttcactaaaaattaattatcttttagTTAGAGATTCTTATGATGTTACTGTTTGTTtaacttgaaaatagactcattaatgttTTTGGAATATAAATTTCATCTCCTAaatagttttgtacaatttttgatgattttccaaagtcaaaacaaggGAACTCCATTCTGACCTTGTCCTACAAAAACTAATATATCTCAAAATctacaatttcattgcttacatcatttcttccaTACAAAATTGgactttataatatttaatttcatatttaagtAACCTCTAactaaatttctatgattttcggtgaattttcaaagttaagcTACTACTACTGTCCAAACTAGGGGTGAGTATACGATCaagtcgagtcgaatcgagtaaaaaattttcgagttAGTCGAGTTAACAAATCCTATTTTAGTAATTGaactcaattttaattttttcgaatcgaattgaatcgagtcaaaaaatttcgagtcaaatcgagtcgagttaatgaatcctattatttatacttaatattGCATTTAGATGGactgattatttaactagtagacaaagtacaagattatttaactacatgaacaatataatgatttttccttttaacttaatggttaaacatttatcaaaacgacgtagttttgccttttaacttaattattttgaattttatcttttaaaaaagtaaacatttatcaaaacgacgtagttttgtcttttcttattcggattttcagataactcgaattgtgtaattcatattcgagttaaatcgaaaaacttaaatttttattcgagttgatccaaataatttgattaactcaaataactagGACTATTgaattcaaattttcaatttttatcgagtttttcaaatcgaatcggattttgctcacctctagtccaaactgttttaatgaaaatattttctttcCATGGTTCTTTGCACTATcattcattcaatcatacataatCACCATACTTTTGATCACTATTCAATCTAATCATTTATGTTTATATGTATATTACATATTCATTTATTAATCTTAGTACTTTTCATAATACAAATCACATTCTCTTCTACTTATCAATTTAGTGTATTAAGTctctataatttattaaatacttTCTATTTCTAGTATTTAGATTAAAATACATGTTTCATACATCTCATTCAAAACATATTTAGCTCAATCTATTGAAATACaagtattgtataaaacttaCCTCCTTTGCCAAGAttttcttcatttcttcttcATTTCCATTCATTTCTTATCTTCTCCACTTTCCTCCCCTTTTCTTCTCATTTTCTTCGCTCTCATATACTATTTTCTTACTTCTAAATTGATGAACATATTCTCTAGAATCTCTACTTTATCTTTTCTCATTGGTGTCTAAAGAAATTTTCAAGAATTTTGGATGAAAAAGTGGGTTTTCATGGCAAAGAACCAAATtgcaagaaaaaaaataaaactctCTTTTCTAGCTCTCTCTCACGTTGGAGCATGAAAGGATGATGATTTCTCATCATTTTTCCTCCATTTTTatactaatatttttataataaaatattaataaaagtcTAATTAAATcaatattataacatttatctaattatttaatttaaaatatctctCATGTCATCATTACACTCTAATTCTCTCTCAtgctaattgaccattttgccctttataatccttaaaaatttcatccttgaatcataacttaatttggtaaaattgtgatTTAATCCCTCATAATTatgcatttattcaatttagtccttattcatCCATTTCCCTTATTTTCTAGACTTTTCACCCTTAATATATTTGCATTATTGGCTCTTCAACTTTTCTATATTTATACTTTAAcccttatattttaaatatttacatttaGATCATAAACTTTtcatatctttacaatttagtctctaactcaaattaatattttacaacATACTTCTTATTTCATTTTTCTCTAACATCCTTTATCCTTTACTTTCTTTACATCTTATTTCACTAAGAATCTATCTCATATTATTTTCTACAAAAGGGGTTTCAAGGATGTTACAGGAGTCTTGAGAATAAAGATTCACAAACTGATTGAATGTAATCCATGTTCTTACTAGTTAATCATGAGACCCCTAGGTAACATGATTGATGGGTGTGAGAATGATTGTAGCAACAGAAAAATGTTTTTAAGGTTTTAATACAAGACGTATGCATCATTTTGCATTCGTAATATATTGCTGAAATGAAAATATTTGATTAATACAACGATTGTCATTAGTGAATCTTTATTGTTTTTCAGTTAAAATATGTCTCATACTCTTCTTATTAGCATTCTTATTGAGAATAAATTAAATAGGGATAACTTTCGGAAATGGAAACGAAACTTGCTAATAGTTCGCACCTATAAAAAACACAAATTCGTCATTGACGAGCAAATCTGAAATCTTGAAAGAGAAATCAAAGATtgatgaaaattttgaaagtaaAGTTAGAGAGAATTTTTGCAAGTTCGGAGAAATAATGTGAACAATAACTCTCCTTAACCATTCCCTCTCTTTGTCAATTCAAAATGGGCATTTTGCTAATAAAGGCTtgggatatttacaacataaaaacCTCTAATATGTTAAATCATATTTTCTAATATTCACACATTGACCCCACTAATTTTGCcaatcttacaatttagtccataataatTATTTACTAAACTTTGTAAATAAACCCCTTAATAATTCTAATTAATCACCTAATTACAAACAAATGACACTCTAATCCTATATTGTACCTATTCTTGAAAACCTCTCATTTTTTCTTCTCGGAATGGCTTGGTTTAAAAAATCCACCCAAAATCGAATTTCTTAACACTAATGAAATCTGGGTCATTAcatataaaacaaaagaaaaacattaaaatactaaaagaaaataaaatcccTCACTACAACAAATCATTCACCCACAATACAAAACATTGCGAACTAAAAGACCAATATTCGAGCACACAGACAACTTGCTAAAATAAAAACCTTTTAAAACAAATGAAGGCCAAATGAACTTTTACCTATTCCCCTTACCAATTTATGAAGTCCTTAGAGTGACTCTTCCAAGAATTGTCTTAATATTTGCCAATTCCTTCGACAAATCATAGCTTCACACTTGTTCACTACAGTAAATTAAAAGGATGACGTGGGTGAATGAAACAATATATGCTTGCTCGTTCAACTGTCCCCTTACTCCATAACCACAAGTGATTCCATGCTCAACTATCTTGCAACATAACGATAATCTTATGAAAATCCCCTTTGCCAACACTTTGCTAGAGAGGAAGGACAAAAGAAAGGCGaacaaagataaaaaaaaaactttctagTTTTTAAGGAATGTCACTTTACAACTTTCACCTTGACTTAAGGAGTACAATTGTTATACACTTCACCCTGCTCCACTTCACTCAAGTGGAGACCTCACTAATTATTTATCTCTTTAAAGCCTATTATCTTATTTAAAGAAAAAACATCATCATGTCTCACACACCATTTATAAGTTCGTTGACTCATTACTATGAGACTCTAAAGACCCATGAAATGACACATAGGTCAATCAACATCAATAGCACACCTAGAAGTAAAGTCACTAACAAAGACACATATCGATGTATATAGCTTCCactctaaaaaaaaaaaggggaggggGGTGGTTTAACTCTAGATACTCGGTTGTGTCAACCTTCTCCCTCCACCTTACCTTTATTCTCTCTCTTTTAACTCAAACTACAACATGGTGACTCGGCTACCTCCTTAAATGCTTCTAGTTACAATTTAATTTATCCCGCATCACCTTTCCTTTCATATTTTCGGCTGGCTATGTACTTAAGAATTGACCGGATTCCGATGTTAGATCCATGGGGGCTAGTGGTTCATGTTTTCATCTAGACCATAAATTATTCTTTTACAGTTTTACTGCAAGTATCTTGGAGCTCCTCCCCTCTACAtcaatatttcaaaaaaaaaaaaaacatttcttttattattatattttaattaaaaatttcaaatatttatttgagtgaatttgtgattgattACTTATATACCAAACAATCATGGATTTCAAGGTCAGCTAATATTTTTCCATACATACCACTAAAATACACAGtagaattatttgttaaattcacCAACATAATCcagaatgtaaaaaaaaaaaatcaaaatcgtAATACAGAAACAGAAATAAAAATTATCTAGAAGAAAGAGAGGTTAGAGAAGagtaatagtaaaataaatagaTGAAGATGGTTGATTACTTGGAGGTAGAGTTTAGGTATCGTGAAGTTAAAAAAGGAGACTCTGAAATCCgcgttttttcttttttcaacaaAAACCATAATTGTTTTGCTATCATCCAACACCGATTAaattagaagaagaagaagaagaagaagaagatcagATCTGCAACTTTGATCTCAATCATAGATTTTATTGTATCATATTTATATctcattaatataataataagaaAACAAGGAGAGCAGAGCAGAGAAGAGAAGAGACTTTCCAGGTATTTCCTCCTTATTTCCAATCCCTACATGCTGAATCGGAAATGAAATGACCCTCCATATTCTCTCAACTTATTTCTATACGTGTTTGAAATAGTTTTATTTGTGTTTGAGAAGTCAACAGTGAGTCATGGCGGAGGACAAAGGCATTCCAGACGGTGAAACCAAAGAATCCAGTCCCCCGCTGCCGGTGGTAAAGAAGAAAGGCAAGGGACTTCTCTCCCGCATTTGGAATGCAATCTTTAGGATTCACGGGGACGATTTCGAGAAGAGGCTTGAACACATTTCCAAGGAAGAGGCCGCTGTCCTCTCGAGAATGAAAAGAAGATCCCAGACCTGGAGGAGAATGATTCGGAATCTCATTGCCTTTTCTGTCATTTTGGAGGTACCCCGTCCCTTACCATCCTCACTCTATCTCTCTGTCAATCTGCAACCCTCACAGTAGTAGCAGTATTACTAGTTTTGAAAATCAATTTTCTATGGGAACGTAATTTTActattctatttcattttcatGTGCATGCTGTTGCTCTTCGTCATTTGGAAAAGCTCATGCTAGATGTAATTGGTGATTCTCATACTCTGCGTCCAACCTTTTTGTATATATTGCCTTACAAACTTTAATCTTTTCCATCCATGGTTCATTTGTGCATCTTATATTTACGTCTGAATCCAACCATTATTCTATCAACACCTTCCGGAAATAAGTGCTGCCAAAATGGCCTTTTTTAAGGGCAAAAATAAAACGGCATATACTTTGAATAGCTTTCTACCTTGTCAAAGAACTTGCTTCCGGATGGGTCCTCATGAGAATTTTCTTATCAATTTACAGGTTGTTGCAGTTTCTTATGCCATCATGACAACAAGATCTGTGGACTTGAACTGGAAGATGAGGGCATTTCGAGTTTTGCCAATGTTCCTTTTGCCTGCTTTTTCGTCTGTTGCTTATTCTGCATTTGTAAGCTTCACAAGGATGTGTAAGTAACTCGGTTCAATATCTTACACAATTTTCCTGCTGTTACTAAAGATCAAGGCTCCAATGTATCTTTTTGTTGTTTATGTCATTAAATGGTAGCAGCTGTTGATATTTATATCTGGGGTGAATCCTGAAATATGGGTTTTTGAGCATGGGCTAACTATgtgccaaaataaaaaaaatacgagGATTATCCCCCCACCCCTGACAATACTTTTGGTGGCTGATATTATATTGTGAATTATGTTGCTTTTATCAGGTTTAATATTGCCAAGGATAGTCTTTTCTTACTCGAAAGTTAGTGATTTGTATGATGTTTCCATGCTTGAGACTGCATGCTGGAAATGGCTTTAATGCTTTTGGAGGCGAATCTTAACatttttttaatcatatttttaCCCATAGTTGTTATCATATTAATTTATGTATGAGGCTTGCCCTTTGGGAGGTTTTAATTTCTTTGAACCGTGAGATATATCTGATAGAAGTTAAAGATTcaattattattagcatgaaatgtCTTCCTAAACTAAACATTTGATTCAACGTATAACTTGAGGAGCCTAAAACTGAAAATGATTTTGGATTGATTCAGTTGGCGCTTTGAAACCGGAAGATGATATGTTCATTTGTTGAAatacctttttaacttaaatagaACAATGCCATTGGACAAGTGTTCTGTACGCTTTTTATACCTTGTGATTTCCTTTTCTTTATCCTCCACTCTTACACTTATTTTCTTTCCATCTTCTTCTCTTCCTAGATTTCCTGGTCAATGTTCCTGCTTTTCTTTTATACTTCTGCTTGTTAGTTACTATTATTAGAAAGGGACAacgccaaaaagaaaaaaaaggagcaATTGTGTGAAACAAGAACATTATTTACAAGTTTGAATACTTAAATCTTAACATGTAAATTATTCAACCTTTTTGAGTTAACAATCCAAGTCTGTAGATTCCAACTGTGGTGGGATGGCAGGCATGCAGAACACCCAAAAAGAAGCCTAAATCTAGTCTTGAAGAGACCTTAAATGTAAATTTTATACTGCATAGCCTGGTTATTGTATGTACTTCAAAGTAAAATGCAACTGAATTTTTTCTTATAATTTCTTCTTACTTGTTTTAATCAGTTGTAGTTTGGTAGTTCCAGTCTGTTATCTTTGCTCTATTCACCTGTTTTTACatcatagtttatatatatacacacactaaGATTCTATCCAGAATTCTCATAGTGCACTTCCATGTAATTGGTGTCATGAATTCGTAGGCTTTATTTATTGTTGAATCATTATCTACTTTGTTGTTTCCAAATGCACTATTTCATTGTTGCATATATCTTTTGATTATGAAGGTCTCACTCATGCTCTCATTAGGTAGCAGGACCGTTCTTTATTCTGTCACCTATCCTGTCATGTTAGGCAAACGATTCTTTGATTTAAATGCAAACAGCATAAGTGGCAATCCGTAGTTCTTCTATTTAAAACAGTCTCCGTCTTTTACATATTTCTTTTTTTGCTTTATgattatatttttgttatttgtATACCATGGAAGTAAGGCTGCATGGCCTTTAAGTGATAACCATACGAACTGCGTTGAAAAGATATAATATGATTTTGATAAATCAAGATTCAACCATTGTGGGTTTTTAATTATGAATAATCTtgttattttattgcaattttatAGGTGATCGCAGGGACCAGAAAACTCTAGAAAGACTTCGAGCTGAAAGGCAAGAAAAAATTGATGAACTTAAGGAGAAGACAAATTATTACACTACACAACAGCTTATTCAGGTAATATGGAAAACCAGCATTTGGTTTCATCTATTTTCCTTCAGTCCTTTGCTTGAATTCTGCTTGAACTGTCTTCTGTTTTTAATGCTATGAAAGGGAAAATATGATATATGAACCTGCCTGATACATGTTGTTGCAACAAGTACTTGTTCTCTTTTAATGTTTTCCTAGTGGTGTATGCCACCATCTCAATAGTTAGAAGATGAGTTATTTAATTACAGAAAAGGTATCAGTTAGAGCCTTGTTTTATTTTGAACGAATAAGAAAGGAAACCATTGATAGAATTACCTGCAGAAGCCATTTGGGATAATTTATTGCGCAATTGCGATGCACAGAACATTGCAAAAGTTATAAATGCTTTGACAAAACATCTTTAAAAAGTTGGCAGTTTTAAAAGCCTGTTATAAAGTATCTTATGTCATTGAATAGAAATAGAATGTAAGGCAATAAATTAACATTTCTGCTTTTCTCGTTATTGAAAATTGAATGAAGACAGTGAGTTTTTAGGTTTTGTTTATTTATGCGTATGAGCTAAGTCCTGGAGTGTTTCTTTTTTAATGAATGAACTGATATGAAAACCAAACTTATATGAAGCACTTTGATGTAGAGATATGATCCTGATCCAGCAGCAAAGGCTGCTGCTGCAACTGTCCTGGCATCTAAGTTGGGAGCAGATTCAGGTTTGAAGGTCTATGTTGGAGATGAATCTGAGTATAATGTGCCAGGGGGGAAGAGCCATGATGTTGAGGTAGTGCCATCAAGTGGAATTCGGAAACGAAAGCAACTACACACTAGATCCAGTAGTGCAGGAAGCACTCCATTGCTTCATTCTGATGAAGAAATACCTCATTCTGCAGGGATGGAGGGTCCTCGAGCTTCTGAGCATGGTCAACTGGTTGTAGTTGATCATCACTATCCACAGGGACCAGCCTCACATGATGGGGGATGGCTTGCTCGAATCGCTGCCTTGCTTGTGGGTGAAGATCCAACACAGTCTTATGCTCTCATATGTGGCAACTGCCATATGCACAATGGTTAGTAGAATTACTTTTGCAGCTATAGTATCCACTAAAGAATTATGAATCATCTCCAGATTTGACACAACTGCACACATTGACACTGCAGAGCCGTAGTGTTATTGCTGAAGAGTATTAAACTTCAAGCTTGTGTTATACAGGACTTGCCAGGAAGGAGGATTTCCCATACATAACGTATTACTGCCCACACTGCCAAGCCCTGAACAGGCCAAAACAAATGGAAGAGCATGTTTCTAAGTCAAGCTCCCCTAGTATGAAGGCAGTGAAATCAGAAGGAAGTGGTGATGCCACTGGTGATGTGAGTGAGAGCAGCAGCCCTGTGGCTGCCAGAGCTGCTGGTCATGAGATTAAGGAAGTAACTGAAAAAGTAGTTGGATAAAATGCATAATATCAAGGAGTGTTTATCGAGTGAGATCAGAGATAATCTATTTTGTGAAGTGCTGGTTCTGGTTGGCCTTGGATCTCATTTCATCTGTGAGTATAAGATTAAGATGGATCTCTGTCTGTCTGGATTTGCCAGTGGTGTTGGTTTGGTTGTGATGtgttgggttgggttgtgtgacTAAAACATTATTGAGATTATATCTTATGGAGAAATTACGATGATACACATATTTATATGTACATTGATACCCTTTTTTTCCATCAAGGAGAAAATGCTATCCTGTACCCATTTTTCCATGTCAGGTAATCCCtcttttttcccctttttctAGATTATTGCTCAATGCCTTTGGTTTTGTTGTTTTTAGCTGTCATCTAGAAAGTCTTGTTAAATTACAAATTTCCTTTTCCTTTACCTTCTCTTTGTTGCTTATAATGCTTTTGCTACCAATTTACGTTTTAATGCTAATAACTTAGCTGCTATGTGAATTCTTTAATATTATGTATATGCATAATTGCACACAAAACTGCACAAAAATAGGGTTCTTTTTccaaaaaaatacaataaaataaggCCCTCTTCACACAATTATGTATGACTTTTTAACGTATGTCTTTATATAATGTTGtctagaaaaggccaatttttcaAAGTAAAATGTTCTGAAAACATGAATTCAAACATAAATTTGAATTCCATTTgctttataaattaattaaaattaaatattattatataattaaaaatatcaaaatataatatttaaatttccaaatatttatatattttaagtaCATGATATAAATATCCAatgttaaaaacttaaaattcaaGTCGTGAAGTTTTCCAAGTCAACAATGTCTAGTTGATTGTTGTTTGTGTTTAATTGGGTGGATGATTGGCTGTTTACGTCACAGCAATAATGTGTAAGCGTACACTGTCAATCCAAGTATGATAGGCAGATGTGAGTCTATCGGATATCAATCCTACAGGAATGGtagtcttttgtctattaatgtcaATGCAATAATTGGATATaaacgagataaattgtgaggaTAGTTGTCGATGCAATAACTTGAGAACAATAAAATAAACtatgataatgataaactaggatccccaacatgaatcttCAGCAGAATAttaagtgctcacaaggtataaagAGATAGGTGGTTGTCGAAGCAATAAAGTTCAATGTATATCTTATCCAGTGTCACTCCTCTATTTAATTTGAGACTTAAACATGCATACTAACCTCACCTTCCGATGATGGCAATATGGCACTATTAGGAGcaagtggactaaattcctctaatcctcactcaacttccgttgtaatgcttgttggctcAAATTGTCACTGTACTTTCCAGTGTTagtgactgcaataacacttCTGTGTTAAAAAACATTCGAACCCcaagattaaacaataaaaacAAGGTTGAATAAGATAACATTTAATCAAGAATTCATGTGTACTTCCATACAAACAGAAAATAGAGAATGATCACCAGCATTcataaagaaataagaaaaaatcGAGTGGAGAATATTATTCCTAGACAATTCGACTGAATCTCTCTATTCCCTCTTGTCTCGCACTTAGGTCTTCTCGTCAGAAGCTAGTCTACATTTGGTTTTCACGTTGGCTCACCCGTGAATGGCTTAAGCTGCCATGGCTGCAAACTTCAAGGTAggatgatgaagatgatgattCGGGAAAaagctttctttttcttctcatgtCCACATTTTATATCCTCCTCCAACAGTACAGGTATCCTTTCTCTAAAAATGATTCTGCCTTTGTACGTACATGTTGGTTATACCAGATTGGACTTCTCACGTAATTTTAGTTCTTATTCGGACAGCTATCAAGTGCGGCGACAATTCTGGCTGCAATCTGGAATTAACTCATGCAGCGACATTAATGTAAAAAGAtagcaaaattaaggataaaataggttaggattcactgagttataaaatgcaatttactaaactaaaaatacttaaatgtatgttaaggataactaaatgggagcaatttaaccaataagtaagggGGAAAACCTGTGTTCTTTCTAGTACTATCACACTCTaaacttgagtttttacttgtcctcaagtaaaatagaaactagcaaggctacaaaaaattttactaaggcaaatgatc harbors:
- the LOC108483913 gene encoding uncharacterized protein At2g24330-like — translated: MAEDKGIPDGETKESSPPLPVVKKKGKGLLSRIWNAIFRIHGDDFEKRLEHISKEEAAVLSRMKRRSQTWRRMIRNLIAFSVILEVVAVSYAIMTTRSVDLNWKMRAFRVLPMFLLPAFSSVAYSAFVSFTRMCDRRDQKTLERLRAERQEKIDELKEKTNYYTTQQLIQRYDPDPAAKAAAATVLASKLGADSGLKVYVGDESEYNVPGGKSHDVEVVPSSGIRKRKQLHTRSSSAGSTPLLHSDEEIPHSAGMEGPRASEHGQLVVVDHHYPQGPASHDGGWLARIAALLVGEDPTQSYALICGNCHMHNGLARKEDFPYITYYCPHCQALNRPKQMEEHVSKSSSPSMKAVKSEGSGDATGDVSESSSPVAARAAGHEIKEVTEKVVG